In one Colletotrichum destructivum chromosome 2, complete sequence genomic region, the following are encoded:
- a CDS encoding Putative 2EXR domain-containing protein gives METFHCFFQLPFELRMRIWQLTREPRELTIRAQVELNKYRRHPLDYTLLYCASSSPIPAVLQACRESRNLRLYQKSFTSGTMPRHIWVNFEFDTIQATYWDLKLVRMEKEVIRHLAIEVEDVECLSRHYQEALTGFRVLETMAFLSDESLREWAHVIERIRDTMQSFVKDNSSKLPSITIVEKATHRTMSLVHREQPI, from the coding sequence ATGGAAACATTTCACTGCTTCTTCCAACTTCCATTCGAGCTACGGATGCGCATCTGGCAACTTACAAGAGAGCCGCGAGAACTTACGATTCGCGCTCAAGTCGAGCTCAACAAATATCGCCGTCACCCATTAGACTACACGCTACTTTACTGCGCCTCATCAAGTCCTATCCCTGCCGTGCTGCAGGCTTGTCGGGAGTCTCGAAACCTGAGATTGTACCAGAAATCGTTCACAAGCGGTACAATGCCACGTCACATATGGGTCAATTTTGAGTTTGATACCATCCAAGCTACTTATTGGGACCTAAAGCTAGTCAGAATGGAAAAGGAAGTCATTCGTCACCTCGCTATTGAAGTGGAGGACGTTGAATGCTTGTCACGTCATTACCAGGAAGCCCTCACGGGCTTTCGGGTCTTAGAGACGATGGCGTTTTTATCCGACGAGTCTTTACGAGAATGGGCTCATGTGATAGAAAGAATAAGGGACACGATGCAGAGTTTCGTCAAAGACAACAGTTCGAAACTACCCAGCATCACCATAGTCGAAAAGGCGACACATCGAACAATGAGTCTTGTTCACCGCGAGCAGCCCATATAG
- a CDS encoding Putative mycotoxin biosynthesis protein UstYa: MWWKLRRDYESLPQSEGKPRTNNSQWAQWFTQRMPRLTVVLGATNAITLIAFLLKSSATPSREILVEQCTRELSTFSPAFEAVKYTAPDHYNAEFRQTNKWRGPPGTHSNEIDIAWHEIELGAGGIRVTEEEVKKLNMTDSPEMPFHKIPEDQGGGYLAMLEVFHLLHCLNSLRMGLFFNYDHYKFLDEGVPDENIHSHFDHCIDMLRMNLQCQADVTPALFVDPLNNPLRRDALPNWSSMHTCRDFDAILDWNKHGPRSVRWRDAGANPSWDPALEGAEQPFPPEGVDEGHHH; the protein is encoded by the exons ATGTGGTGGAAATTGCGACGAGACTACGAAAGCCTACCACAATCTGAGGGGAAACCAAGAACCAACAACTCTCAGTGGGCACAATGGTTCACACAGCGTATGCCACGATTGACGGTGGTGCTTGGGGCTACTAATGCCATCACTCTTATTGCTTTCCTATTGAAATCGAGTGCTACTCCGTCGAGGGAAATCCTTGTAGAACAATGCACTCGAGAGCTGTCCACATTTT CACCAGCCTTTGAGGCTGTGAAGTACACGGCGCCAGATCACTACAACGCCGAATTCAGGCAAACAAATAAGTGGCGCGGCCCTCCCGGGACACACTCCAACGAAATTGACATTGCATGGCATGAAATCGAGCTTGGAGCAGGAGGCATCCGGGTcacggaagaagaagtcAAAAAACTGAACATGACCGATTCGCCAGAGATGCCGTTCCACAAAATCCCCGAGGATCAAGGTGGCGGGTATTTGGCCATGCTAGAGGTCTTTCATTTGCTCCATTGTCTG AACTCATTGCGAATGGGGCTATTCTTCAACTACGACCACTACAAGTTTCTGGACGAGGGTGTCCCTGATGAAAACATACATTCCCACTTTG ATCACTGTATCGACATGCTGCGGATGAATCTGCAATGTCAAGCCGACGTGACGCCCGCTCTCTTCGTCGACCCGCTCAACAACCCTTTGAGGCGAGACGCTCTCCCAAATTGGTCCTCCATGCACACTTGCAGAGATTTTGATGCAATTTTGGATTGGAACAAGCACGGCCCGAGATCTGTGCGTTGGCGGGATGCCGGGGCCAACCCATCGTGGGATCCCGCTCTCGAGGGAGCAGAACAGCCTTTCCCACCAGAGGGAGTTGACGAAGGCCATCACCACTGA